The proteins below are encoded in one region of Mycobacterium shinjukuense:
- a CDS encoding type II toxin-antitoxin system VapC family toxin, whose translation MLDTSTVILLGQIADPSALPDESVISAITLAELSVGPHVARGDEERSARQQHLQQAEADFEVLPFDADCARAFGGVAAALRSSGRKPAARAYDALIAASAIAHGVALYTCNPHDFAGIPRLEIRPIWWP comes from the coding sequence ATGCTGGACACCTCCACGGTGATCCTTCTCGGCCAGATCGCTGACCCGTCAGCCCTTCCCGACGAATCGGTGATCAGTGCGATCACCCTGGCCGAGTTATCCGTCGGCCCGCACGTCGCCCGCGGCGACGAGGAACGCAGCGCACGCCAGCAGCATCTGCAGCAGGCCGAGGCAGACTTTGAGGTTCTTCCTTTCGACGCCGACTGCGCGCGAGCATTCGGTGGGGTCGCCGCGGCGCTGCGGTCATCGGGGAGAAAACCGGCAGCACGCGCTTACGACGCATTGATCGCTGCGAGCGCGATCGCTCACGGCGTCGCGCTCTACACGTGCAACCCACACGACTTTGCAGGGATCCCGCGGTTGGAAATTCGCCCGATCTGGTGGCCATAA
- a CDS encoding type II toxin-antitoxin system Phd/YefM family antitoxin, giving the protein MSRTIAQRELRNDNAKVIDAVSAGETFVVTRNGEPVAELRPIKAGRRTFVSRDEVAASAGAGIRIDPRRFRADLDRSIDQSL; this is encoded by the coding sequence ATGTCTCGAACCATCGCCCAGCGCGAATTGCGCAACGACAACGCCAAGGTGATCGATGCCGTGTCGGCGGGCGAAACATTTGTCGTCACACGCAACGGCGAACCGGTAGCCGAGCTGCGTCCCATCAAAGCCGGCCGGCGCACCTTTGTTTCCCGCGACGAGGTCGCTGCCTCGGCGGGGGCCGGGATACGCATAGATCCTCGGCGCTTCCGCGCTGATCTGGACCGGTCAATCGACCAAAGCCTGTGA
- a CDS encoding type II toxin-antitoxin system Phd/YefM family antitoxin — MGSVTVRELRNSGGEVLRRVERGERIVVTRDGTPVAELRPLPHPSVSPAELIRRRRHLPRVNPDALRRDIDNLIDPSL; from the coding sequence ATGGGTTCGGTGACGGTGCGCGAGTTGCGCAACAGCGGGGGAGAGGTCCTCCGCCGCGTCGAGCGCGGCGAGCGCATCGTCGTCACCCGCGACGGCACACCGGTGGCCGAACTGCGCCCACTGCCGCATCCAAGCGTCAGCCCAGCCGAGCTCATTCGTCGCCGTAGGCATCTCCCGAGGGTGAATCCCGACGCGTTGCGCCGCGATATCGACAACCTGATCGATCCGTCGCTGTGA
- a CDS encoding type II toxin-antitoxin system VapC family toxin: MTAGLLDTSVVVDWHDPAVVAALPDQMAISAITAAELAAGPHLAATPLEAAKRQARLQEVESMLEPIPFDTTAARSYGLVVAAIIGEGRRPRSRFADLLIAATAHANRLDLYTRNAGEFSGLAELVRVIAI, encoded by the coding sequence ATGACGGCCGGACTTCTTGACACCTCTGTGGTCGTCGACTGGCATGATCCGGCCGTGGTCGCGGCCCTGCCCGATCAGATGGCGATATCTGCGATCACCGCCGCCGAATTGGCCGCCGGTCCTCATCTCGCTGCAACCCCGCTGGAAGCGGCGAAGCGCCAAGCTCGATTACAGGAAGTGGAATCGATGCTCGAGCCCATCCCGTTCGACACAACCGCGGCCAGAAGCTACGGCCTGGTCGTCGCCGCGATCATCGGGGAAGGCAGGAGGCCGCGGAGCCGGTTCGCCGATCTCCTCATCGCCGCGACGGCACACGCCAACCGCTTGGACCTCTACACCCGAAACGCCGGCGAGTTCTCGGGTTTAGCCGAGCTCGTTCGTGTCATCGCCATCTGA